A genomic segment from Candidatus Brocadia sinica JPN1 encodes:
- a CDS encoding MBL fold metallo-hydrolase: MIPSHIRGIISLMKDIPETDFIKFLGTAGARIVVSKQLRASGGMWYSLQGFNVLVDPGPGCLVRCISSRPKMDPMKLDAIILTHRHLDHAADVNVMIEAMTEGGFKKRGILYTPEDALTEDPVVFKYVRSYISQIEIIKEGGRYSLSDAVSFETPLKHHHPSETYGINFFTPHYTISLIVDTRYFPELLKHYKGDVLIINVVRYTVDKGTKSWLYHLSIADVKEVVTALKPKVTILNHFGMTMIKAQPRKVAERLSKETGLKIIAAGDGMKFSLADIEK, encoded by the coding sequence TTGATCCCTTCACACATTCGTGGTATTATCTCCCTTATGAAGGATATTCCGGAAACTGATTTTATAAAATTTCTCGGTACTGCTGGCGCGAGGATTGTTGTATCCAAGCAATTGCGCGCTTCGGGGGGGATGTGGTATTCCCTGCAAGGTTTTAATGTATTGGTAGATCCTGGCCCCGGCTGTTTGGTGCGATGTATTTCAAGCAGGCCAAAGATGGACCCTATGAAATTGGACGCTATCATTCTTACCCACAGGCATCTTGATCACGCCGCCGATGTAAATGTAATGATTGAGGCAATGACCGAGGGTGGATTCAAAAAACGTGGCATACTTTACACACCTGAAGATGCATTAACAGAGGACCCGGTGGTATTTAAATATGTGAGAAGCTACATCTCGCAGATAGAAATTATTAAGGAAGGAGGAAGGTATAGTCTCTCGGATGCAGTATCTTTCGAAACTCCCCTGAAACACCATCATCCAAGTGAAACATATGGTATAAACTTTTTTACCCCTCACTATACCATTTCCCTGATAGTAGATACCCGTTACTTTCCGGAGTTATTGAAACATTACAAGGGAGATGTTCTCATTATCAATGTGGTCCGGTATACCGTGGATAAGGGTACCAAAAGCTGGCTTTATCATCTCAGTATCGCAGACGTGAAGGAAGTCGTAACGGCGTTGAAACCGAAAGTAACGATATTAAATCATTTTGGCATGACGATGATCAAGGCACAGCCACGGAAGGTTGCAGAACGACTATCAAAGGAAACAGGATTAAAAATTATTGCTGCCGGGGATGGTATGAAATTTAGCTTGGCGGATATTGAAAAATAA
- a CDS encoding site-2 protease family protein has product MNKSLTHGSWKIATIMGIPIRVHFSWFIVFGLITWSLSTHYFPKAAPELPVAAYWIKGTLAALLLFVSVAFHELSHSYISQRYHISISSITLFIFGGVAQLKDEPPDPKAEFRIAIAGPISSFLLSGIFFLIAINTAGGPSALFSYLARINLILGVFNLIPGFPMDGGRVLRAALWSRTKDFFYATKKASNFGQTIALFFLLFGLFLVFTGSSGGLWLLLLGWFLYMAAQSSYQQATLHEVLSGIKVKDVMARDLVTLNSSLTIDEAVDKYFLRYGYGYGGFPVMDDGKFLGIVTLKEIKDIPRKDWSGVKVSDIFVPHSKKWEITPDSDVMRALELMIKEDKGRIIVMENDKAVGLITRNGIARYLQIKGK; this is encoded by the coding sequence ATGAACAAATCATTGACACATGGTTCGTGGAAAATTGCAACGATAATGGGGATACCAATACGGGTGCATTTCTCGTGGTTTATTGTCTTTGGTTTGATAACATGGTCTTTGTCTACCCATTATTTTCCGAAGGCCGCACCGGAGCTCCCAGTAGCTGCTTACTGGATAAAAGGCACACTGGCGGCCCTGCTGCTTTTTGTCTCAGTCGCCTTCCATGAGCTTTCCCATTCGTATATTTCCCAAAGATACCATATTTCTATATCGAGCATTACCTTGTTCATTTTTGGGGGTGTTGCACAGTTAAAAGATGAACCGCCAGATCCAAAAGCGGAATTCAGGATTGCAATCGCAGGACCGATTTCGAGTTTTCTCCTGTCGGGCATCTTTTTCCTGATTGCAATAAATACAGCAGGTGGACCAAGCGCGCTTTTTTCTTATCTTGCGCGAATCAATCTCATACTTGGTGTATTTAACCTCATTCCGGGCTTTCCGATGGATGGTGGAAGGGTGCTCAGGGCAGCGCTATGGAGCAGGACTAAAGATTTTTTTTATGCTACTAAGAAGGCATCTAACTTTGGGCAAACGATCGCCCTGTTTTTCCTTCTTTTTGGCCTGTTTCTGGTTTTTACCGGTTCTTCCGGAGGACTGTGGCTGCTGCTTCTGGGGTGGTTCCTTTACATGGCTGCTCAGTCAAGCTATCAACAGGCAACCCTTCATGAGGTACTCTCAGGTATCAAAGTCAAAGATGTCATGGCAAGGGATCTTGTAACCCTTAATTCCTCGCTTACCATTGACGAGGCAGTTGATAAATATTTTCTTAGATACGGATATGGTTATGGAGGATTCCCTGTTATGGATGACGGAAAATTTCTGGGCATTGTAACCCTTAAGGAGATCAAAGATATCCCCCGGAAAGATTGGAGTGGTGTAAAGGTATCGGATATTTTTGTCCCCCATAGCAAAAAATGGGAAATAACTCCCGATTCAGATGTCATGAGGGCACTCGAATTAATGATAAAAGAAGACAAAGGAAGGATTATTGTTATGGAAAATGACAAAGCCGTCGGCCTCATTACAAGAAATGGCATTGCACGGTATTTACAGATTAAGGGTAAATAA
- a CDS encoding twin-arginine translocase TatA/TatE family subunit: MISMPGGWEWIIIGIIVFIIFGKKLPNTMKIMGKTFANFRHGLKGVEEEVKDVKQIKNDIDIITKLKIG; encoded by the coding sequence ATGATTAGTATGCCCGGTGGTTGGGAATGGATTATTATCGGCATCATTGTTTTTATTATATTTGGCAAAAAACTACCAAACACAATGAAAATAATGGGAAAAACTTTTGCAAATTTCAGACACGGTTTAAAAGGTGTTGAGGAAGAAGTAAAAGACGTTAAACAAATCAAGAACGATATCGATATTATTACCAAACTGAAAATAGGTTAA
- a CDS encoding polyprenyl synthetase family protein — translation MEPVGIFDSIKVLMDEVETRFQKELQPRTNSLADLIVHISRYKGKRLRPALVLLSGKCVGGIVPQHIDLAVVVEMVHTATLVHDDIIDEASMRRHVESINSKWGREISILFGDYLFSRGFTILSSLDSQIATLLLSQTVNIMSEGELIQLQRRYDLGLSENDYFDIIERKTASLCAASCRLGAAFAGANRKVSDMLSNYGLKIGIAFQIVDDCLDVMGTEEEIGKSLNTDIQKGKLTLPLIRLVNQLPKNKLETARGLIFQHDAKDTKNAIIELLTEHDAVEYAFNTAKNVVKQAQEEIAPLPDSQYKTTLIELADYIVTRRT, via the coding sequence GTGGAACCCGTGGGTATCTTCGACTCGATAAAGGTTCTTATGGATGAGGTTGAAACCCGATTCCAGAAAGAATTGCAACCAAGAACCAACTCATTAGCCGATCTCATTGTTCACATCAGTAGATATAAAGGGAAAAGATTGCGACCGGCCTTGGTACTATTGTCGGGTAAATGTGTCGGTGGCATAGTCCCCCAGCACATAGATCTTGCCGTAGTAGTGGAAATGGTACATACCGCGACGCTCGTTCACGACGATATTATCGATGAGGCCTCAATGAGGAGGCATGTTGAAAGTATTAATTCAAAATGGGGGAGGGAAATATCCATCCTGTTTGGGGATTACCTGTTTTCCAGGGGATTCACCATACTTTCCTCCCTTGATTCTCAAATCGCGACTCTTTTGCTTTCTCAGACGGTTAACATTATGTCAGAGGGTGAACTCATTCAACTTCAAAGACGTTATGATCTTGGATTGAGCGAAAACGATTATTTTGATATTATCGAGCGAAAAACGGCTTCTTTGTGTGCTGCCAGTTGCCGTTTAGGCGCTGCGTTTGCCGGAGCCAATCGCAAGGTATCAGACATGTTATCCAATTACGGCTTAAAAATCGGTATCGCGTTTCAGATTGTGGATGATTGCCTTGATGTGATGGGTACCGAAGAAGAAATTGGAAAATCATTAAACACGGATATACAGAAGGGGAAGCTCACGCTGCCTCTCATCCGGCTCGTTAATCAGCTTCCCAAAAACAAGCTTGAAACTGCGCGTGGGTTGATATTTCAGCACGATGCAAAAGATACGAAGAACGCTATTATTGAATTGTTGACAGAACATGATGCAGTAGAATATGCCTTTAATACTGCAAAAAATGTTGTAAAACAAGCGCAGGAAGAGATTGCTCCTCTTCCTGATTCTCAATACAAAACGACCCTCATAGAACTTGCGGATTATATCGTTACAAGAAGGACATAA
- a CDS encoding magnesium transporter, which yields MLFLKKPNKNRAKFKYSTEVFAVLVDDTTHTALESIRNSTLSGNFFYCYVTDKEGKLVGVVPLRKLITSYKELKISDIMIHNPIRLTIDFSIEDAMEYFLVYKFVAFPVVNGQGKLVGIARANDFIEDTLAFEQSAEKMRDDLLKIIGIQLEEFRKPTVIKSTFLRFPYLLFNISSGLVCAFITRLFDKTIDEFIFIAFFITIILGLAESIGTQAVAVTLSQIEKTIKLKRFVLYEVLVGAKIGLLCGGVLYAVSFFWLGNQSFSITLSLTILLTLVNASFLGCSLPIFFKKIGINPAHASCPLVLAIADIVSLTSYFSLGTYMLK from the coding sequence ATGCTTTTTCTTAAAAAACCAAATAAAAACAGGGCAAAATTCAAATATAGTACGGAGGTATTTGCCGTTTTGGTTGACGATACGACACACACTGCCCTGGAATCAATTCGGAATAGCACGCTGTCCGGCAATTTCTTTTACTGTTATGTCACTGACAAAGAAGGAAAATTGGTTGGTGTTGTGCCTTTAAGAAAACTTATTACCTCTTATAAAGAATTGAAAATTTCTGACATCATGATACACAACCCGATCCGGCTGACCATCGATTTTTCTATAGAGGATGCAATGGAGTATTTTTTGGTTTATAAATTCGTAGCCTTTCCCGTTGTCAATGGACAAGGAAAGCTTGTTGGTATTGCAAGGGCAAATGATTTTATAGAAGACACATTGGCCTTTGAACAGAGCGCCGAAAAGATGCGTGATGATCTTCTCAAAATAATCGGTATTCAGCTGGAGGAATTTAGAAAACCCACGGTCATCAAAAGCACCTTTTTGCGGTTTCCCTACCTCCTTTTTAACATTTCAAGCGGTCTTGTCTGTGCCTTTATCACAAGACTGTTCGACAAAACAATAGATGAATTTATTTTCATAGCCTTCTTTATCACGATCATATTGGGCCTTGCCGAAAGTATTGGAACTCAGGCCGTCGCGGTCACCCTTTCTCAGATTGAAAAGACCATTAAATTGAAAAGATTTGTTCTTTACGAGGTGCTGGTTGGGGCTAAAATAGGTTTATTATGTGGCGGAGTGCTCTATGCAGTATCCTTTTTTTGGCTTGGTAATCAAAGCTTCTCCATCACCTTGTCTCTCACAATTTTATTGACCCTTGTTAATGCCTCTTTCCTTGGATGCAGCCTGCCGATTTTCTTCAAAAAGATCGGTATTAATCCGGCACACGCTTCGTGCCCCCTGGTACTGGCAATTGCCGATATTGTGTCATTAACTTCGTATTTTTCTCTTGGAACGTATATGCTTAAATAG